The following proteins are encoded in a genomic region of Devosia lucknowensis:
- the glgX gene encoding glycogen debranching protein GlgX translates to MKPELVPNAGRTDTLGASITPEGVNFAVYSESATTIWVCLFDEADQEIERFELDVHENHIRAGLITNVGAGARYGLRADGPYDPDQGFFFDPNKLLVDPYARHLDRVFVRSPRLRLGREEAVDTAPLVPKAIIRGEAEEKAKPRRKKVPNLFYELNVRGFTMRHPSVQGPLRGTVAALTTKRVIDHFKYLGVDTVQLMPTAAWIDEGHLPALGLTNAWGYNPVAYFAVDPRLVPRGPQELRVMTDAYRKAGISVILDVVYNHTGEGDQQGPILSMMGLDPQTYYRWVEVDGKKYLVNDTGTGNTLRCDHPAVQRLVIDSLRYYVEELGVAGFRFDLATVLGRDPGFNPEAEMLKKIKADPVLSKVILVAEPWDPGPGGYAVGKFGQEFQEHNDTYRDEVRAFWRGEPAKIGALAGKVSGSAELFDFAGRKPHHGVNMLAVHDGFTLRDLVSYSDKHNEANGENNKDGHNNNQSWNCGVEGETDDEHINAARKRDVRAMLATLFLSRGTPLIQQGDEMYRTQQGNNNAYAQDNEITWVDWEGADGDLVNFVAAVNTFRKEHPAVSHDHWLTGQDRNGVRDVAWLHPDGREMNEGDWNDTGASVLGMRLNFKDDEVVVWFNRRIEPVVAHLPEGTWAIGIQSDPGEPASITEGTVTLPPRSVVAVIHPANH, encoded by the coding sequence ATGAAACCAGAGCTTGTGCCCAATGCAGGGCGCACGGACACCCTCGGCGCAAGCATCACGCCCGAGGGCGTGAATTTCGCTGTCTATTCGGAAAGCGCCACCACTATCTGGGTGTGCCTGTTCGACGAGGCCGACCAGGAAATCGAGCGTTTCGAGCTCGATGTGCACGAGAACCATATCCGTGCAGGCCTGATCACCAATGTCGGGGCGGGGGCACGTTATGGCCTGAGGGCCGACGGGCCGTACGATCCGGACCAGGGGTTCTTCTTCGACCCCAACAAGCTCTTGGTGGACCCATATGCGCGGCACCTCGACCGCGTGTTCGTGCGCTCGCCGAGGCTGCGGCTGGGCCGCGAAGAGGCCGTTGATACGGCTCCGCTGGTGCCCAAGGCCATCATTCGCGGCGAGGCGGAGGAAAAAGCCAAGCCCCGCCGCAAGAAGGTGCCGAACCTTTTCTACGAACTCAATGTGCGTGGCTTCACCATGCGCCATCCGAGCGTGCAGGGGCCCCTGCGCGGGACCGTGGCAGCGCTGACGACGAAGCGGGTGATCGACCACTTCAAGTATCTGGGCGTTGATACGGTGCAGCTTATGCCGACGGCGGCATGGATCGACGAAGGGCATCTGCCGGCACTCGGGCTGACCAATGCCTGGGGCTATAATCCGGTCGCCTATTTCGCGGTGGATCCGCGGCTGGTGCCGCGCGGCCCGCAGGAATTGCGGGTGATGACGGACGCCTATCGCAAGGCCGGCATCTCGGTCATCCTTGACGTGGTGTACAACCACACCGGCGAAGGCGACCAGCAGGGCCCAATCCTGTCGATGATGGGTCTCGATCCTCAGACCTATTATCGCTGGGTCGAGGTCGATGGGAAAAAGTACCTCGTCAACGATACCGGCACCGGCAATACGCTGCGCTGCGACCATCCCGCCGTGCAGCGGCTGGTGATCGACAGCTTGCGCTACTATGTCGAGGAATTGGGTGTTGCCGGGTTCCGCTTCGACCTCGCGACGGTGCTGGGCCGCGATCCGGGTTTCAATCCGGAAGCCGAGATGCTCAAGAAGATCAAGGCCGATCCGGTGCTTAGCAAGGTGATCCTCGTTGCCGAGCCCTGGGATCCGGGTCCGGGCGGTTATGCCGTGGGCAAGTTCGGCCAGGAATTCCAGGAACACAACGACACCTATCGCGACGAAGTGCGTGCGTTCTGGCGCGGCGAACCGGCCAAGATCGGCGCACTGGCAGGGAAGGTTTCGGGATCAGCCGAACTGTTCGACTTTGCGGGCCGGAAGCCGCATCACGGCGTCAACATGCTGGCTGTGCATGACGGGTTCACCCTGCGCGATCTCGTGAGCTACAGCGACAAGCACAACGAGGCCAATGGCGAGAACAACAAGGACGGCCACAACAACAACCAGTCGTGGAACTGTGGCGTCGAAGGCGAGACGGACGACGAGCATATCAATGCCGCCCGCAAGCGCGACGTCCGCGCGATGCTGGCGACGCTGTTCCTTTCGCGCGGAACGCCGCTGATCCAGCAGGGCGATGAAATGTATCGCACCCAGCAGGGCAACAACAACGCCTATGCCCAGGACAATGAAATCACCTGGGTGGACTGGGAAGGCGCCGATGGCGACCTCGTCAACTTCGTGGCGGCGGTCAATACGTTCCGCAAGGAGCATCCGGCCGTAAGCCACGATCACTGGCTGACGGGGCAGGACCGTAACGGTGTGCGCGACGTCGCCTGGCTGCACCCCGACGGTCGTGAAATGAACGAGGGTGACTGGAACGACACCGGCGCCTCCGTGCTCGGCATGCGGCTGAATTTCAAGGATGACGAGGTCGTCGTGTGGTTCAACCGGCGGATCGAGCCCGTGGTGGCGCATCTGCCGGAAGGCACCTGGGCGATCGGCATCCAGTCCGATCCGGGCGAGCCTGCATCCATCACCGAAGGTACGGTCACACTGCCGCCGCGATCGGTGGTGGCGGTGATCCATCCGGCCAACCACTAG
- a CDS encoding alpha-D-glucose phosphate-specific phosphoglucomutase: MTIKTINTTPYADQKPGTSGLRKRVPVFQQANYVENFIQSIFDSLEGFAGQTLVIGGDGRFFNDVAIQKAIRIAAANGFGKVMVGQGGILSTPAASNIIRQYKAFGGLVLSASHNPGGPDGDFGIKYNVGNGGPAPEKITDAVFARTKVIDSYKSVDTPDVDLGTVGTQQVGDMVVEVIDPVKDYAALMQTLFDFEAIRGLFAGGFRMTFDAMHAVTGPYAHAILEGMLGAPKGTVQNGTPSPTFGNGHPDPNLVYCKDMHDLLMTPDGPDFGAASDGDGDRNLIIGKNRFVTPSDSLALLAANAHLAPGYRQGIAGIARSMPTSAAADRVAEKLGIEMHETPTGWKFFGNLLDAGRVTICGEESAGTGSNHVREKDGLWAVLLWLNILAVRKQGVDAIVREHWKTYGRNYYTRHDYEEVDSAIANTLVDDLRAQLPSLPGKILGDDLQVAYADDFTYHDPVDGSTSAKQGVRIGFTDGSRIVLRLSGTGTVGATLRVYLERYEAADGRHDLDTQLALEPLIGISEQLAGIKARTGRTEPSVIT; the protein is encoded by the coding sequence ATGACAATCAAGACGATTAACACCACGCCCTATGCCGACCAGAAGCCGGGGACGTCGGGCCTGCGCAAGCGGGTGCCGGTGTTCCAGCAGGCCAACTATGTCGAGAACTTCATCCAGTCGATCTTCGACAGCCTCGAAGGCTTTGCCGGGCAGACGCTGGTGATCGGCGGCGACGGCCGCTTCTTCAACGACGTAGCGATCCAGAAGGCGATCCGCATTGCGGCGGCCAACGGTTTCGGCAAGGTAATGGTGGGGCAGGGCGGCATCCTGTCGACGCCGGCGGCCAGCAACATCATCCGCCAGTACAAGGCGTTCGGTGGCCTCGTCCTGTCGGCGAGCCACAATCCCGGCGGTCCCGACGGCGATTTCGGCATCAAGTACAATGTCGGCAATGGCGGCCCGGCGCCGGAAAAGATCACCGATGCGGTGTTTGCGCGGACCAAGGTGATCGATAGCTACAAGTCGGTCGACACGCCGGATGTCGATCTGGGGACGGTCGGCACGCAGCAGGTCGGCGACATGGTGGTCGAGGTGATCGATCCGGTCAAAGACTATGCCGCGCTGATGCAGACGCTGTTCGACTTCGAGGCGATCAGAGGGCTGTTTGCGGGCGGCTTCCGCATGACGTTCGACGCCATGCATGCGGTGACCGGGCCCTATGCCCATGCCATTCTCGAAGGCATGCTCGGCGCGCCGAAGGGTACCGTGCAGAACGGAACGCCGTCGCCCACCTTCGGCAATGGGCATCCCGATCCGAACCTGGTCTATTGCAAGGACATGCATGACCTGCTGATGACGCCAGACGGGCCGGATTTCGGCGCCGCGTCGGATGGCGATGGCGACCGCAACCTGATCATCGGCAAGAACCGGTTCGTGACGCCGTCGGACTCGCTGGCGCTGCTGGCCGCCAATGCGCACCTGGCGCCCGGCTACAGGCAGGGCATCGCGGGCATTGCCCGCTCCATGCCGACCAGCGCCGCGGCAGACCGGGTGGCCGAAAAGCTCGGTATCGAGATGCACGAAACGCCGACGGGCTGGAAATTCTTCGGCAACCTGCTCGACGCCGGGCGCGTCACGATCTGCGGCGAGGAGAGCGCGGGGACGGGTTCGAACCACGTCCGCGAGAAGGACGGGCTGTGGGCGGTGCTGCTATGGCTCAACATCCTCGCCGTGCGCAAGCAGGGCGTCGATGCCATCGTGCGCGAGCACTGGAAGACGTATGGCCGCAATTATTATACGCGCCACGACTATGAAGAGGTCGACAGCGCCATCGCCAATACGCTGGTCGACGATCTGCGGGCACAGCTGCCGTCCCTGCCGGGCAAGATCCTTGGCGATGACCTGCAGGTGGCCTATGCCGACGACTTTACCTATCACGACCCGGTGGATGGTTCGACCAGCGCCAAGCAGGGCGTGCGCATCGGCTTTACCGACGGATCGCGAATAGTCCTCCGCCTCTCAGGAACCGGCACGGTGGGCGCCACGTTGCGCGTCTACCTTGAACGTTATGAGGCCGCCGATGGACGCCACGATCTCGACACCCAGCTCGCCCTCGAACCCCTTATCGGGATCTCCGAACAGCTGGCAGGGATCAAGGCCCGAACCGGACGGACCGAACCCAGCGTCATTACCTAG
- the glgA gene encoding glycogen synthase GlgA, with the protein MEVLSVASELYPLIKTGGLADVAGALPGALSESGVSMRTLVPGYPAVTSKMTGGREVATFSDLFGVTGRLVAGRVEGLDLIVLDAPALYDRPGNPYMGPEGWDWPDNWKRYAALSWVASELGLGLVEGYRPQVIHAHDWQAGLVPAYVKYGPSATLKTVMTVHNMAFQGTFGSDIFGQLRLPPHAFSVEGVEYYGGVGYLKAGVECADVVTTVSPTYAGEIRTPDFGMGLDGLLNNRSETVFGVLNGIDMGAWNPATDTALTQNYTANSIQGRQSNKRAVQEAFGLEASDGPLFAVVSRLTWQKGIDLLAANIGLIVAAGGQLAVLGSGETALENAIRGAAQEHPGRVGLVTGYNEKLSHLVQGGADVMVVPSRFEPCGLTQLYALRYGCIPLVSRVGGLNDTVIDANVAALQADVATGVQFAPPSEGALADAIRRTLALYADEKTWKKMQRRGMKSDVSWETSAARYAQIYASLTGYATHDNQDD; encoded by the coding sequence ATCGAGGTTCTGTCGGTCGCATCGGAGCTTTATCCGCTGATCAAGACAGGGGGGCTGGCCGACGTGGCCGGCGCCCTGCCGGGCGCGCTCAGCGAATCCGGCGTGTCCATGCGCACGCTGGTGCCCGGCTATCCCGCAGTCACCAGCAAGATGACCGGCGGCCGGGAAGTGGCGACGTTTTCTGACCTGTTCGGAGTGACCGGGCGACTGGTGGCAGGGCGCGTCGAAGGGCTCGACCTGATCGTGCTCGACGCACCGGCGCTCTACGACCGTCCCGGCAACCCCTATATGGGACCCGAGGGGTGGGACTGGCCGGACAACTGGAAGCGCTACGCGGCCTTGAGCTGGGTGGCCTCGGAGCTCGGGCTGGGGCTCGTGGAGGGCTATCGCCCGCAGGTGATCCACGCACATGACTGGCAGGCCGGGCTCGTGCCCGCCTACGTGAAATATGGACCGTCGGCGACGCTGAAGACGGTCATGACCGTCCATAACATGGCGTTCCAGGGGACGTTCGGCTCGGACATTTTCGGGCAATTGCGACTGCCGCCGCACGCGTTCTCCGTGGAGGGCGTCGAGTATTACGGCGGCGTGGGCTATCTCAAGGCCGGCGTCGAATGCGCCGATGTGGTGACGACGGTGTCGCCAACCTATGCCGGAGAAATCCGCACGCCGGATTTCGGCATGGGGCTAGACGGCCTGCTGAACAACCGGTCGGAGACGGTGTTCGGGGTGCTCAACGGCATCGACATGGGCGCCTGGAATCCGGCGACGGATACGGCGCTGACGCAGAATTACACCGCCAACAGCATCCAGGGCCGGCAAAGCAACAAGCGCGCCGTGCAGGAAGCCTTCGGGCTCGAAGCCTCGGACGGACCGCTGTTTGCGGTGGTCAGCCGCCTGACCTGGCAGAAGGGCATCGATCTCCTGGCCGCCAATATCGGACTGATCGTGGCAGCCGGCGGGCAGCTGGCGGTGCTGGGATCGGGCGAAACCGCGCTCGAGAACGCCATTCGCGGCGCCGCGCAGGAGCATCCGGGACGGGTCGGGCTCGTCACGGGCTACAATGAAAAGCTCAGCCACCTGGTGCAGGGCGGGGCGGATGTGATGGTGGTGCCGTCGCGGTTCGAGCCATGCGGGCTGACGCAACTCTATGCGCTGCGCTACGGCTGTATCCCGCTGGTCAGCCGTGTGGGCGGGCTCAATGATACCGTCATCGATGCCAATGTCGCGGCCCTGCAGGCCGACGTGGCGACCGGGGTGCAGTTTGCCCCGCCCAGTGAAGGCGCGCTCGCCGACGCCATCAGGCGGACACTGGCGCTCTATGCCGATGAAAAGACCTGGAAGAAAATGCAGAGGCGCGGGATGAAGTCGGACGTGAGCTGGGAAACCAGCGCGGCCCGCTATGCCCAGATCTACGCTTCGCTGACCGGATATGCGACCCATGACAATCAAGACGATTAA
- the glgC gene encoding glucose-1-phosphate adenylyltransferase, with the protein MADYRVPSPLAREAMAYVLAGGRGTRLMELTDRRAKPAVYFGGKARIIDFALSNAINSGIRRISVATQYQAHSLIRHLSRGWNFLRQERNESFDVLPASQRVAEDMWYAGTADAVYQNMDIIEDYGARYIVILAGDHIYKMDYEIMLRQHVDTGADVTIGCLEVPRMEATGFGVMHVDGRDRVVDFVEKPKDPPGIPDRPDMALASMGIYVFETRFLMEQLRRDAATEGSSRDFGKDIIPYIVKNGTAWAHRFNRSCVRSSNEKVSYWRDVGTVDAYWKANIDLTDINPQLDLYDRDWPIWTYAEITPPAKFVHDFDGRRGSAVNSLVSGDCIISGGHLQRTLLSTGSRVHSYSVLEEAVVLPYCDIGRNARLKKVVIDRGVSIPEGLVVGEDPEFDAKWFRRTEEGVTLVTQAMINKYLADR; encoded by the coding sequence ATGGCTGACTATAGAGTACCATCGCCGCTGGCGCGCGAGGCCATGGCCTATGTGCTGGCAGGCGGGCGCGGTACGCGCCTGATGGAATTGACCGACCGGCGCGCCAAGCCCGCGGTCTATTTCGGCGGCAAGGCGCGCATCATCGACTTTGCCCTGAGCAATGCGATCAATTCGGGCATCCGCCGCATTTCGGTGGCGACGCAGTATCAGGCGCATAGCCTGATCCGCCACCTGTCGCGCGGCTGGAACTTCCTGCGCCAGGAACGCAACGAGAGCTTCGACGTGCTGCCTGCCTCGCAGCGCGTGGCCGAAGACATGTGGTATGCCGGCACTGCCGACGCCGTGTACCAGAACATGGACATCATCGAGGATTACGGTGCGCGATACATCGTGATCCTGGCGGGCGACCACATCTACAAGATGGACTACGAAATCATGCTGCGGCAGCACGTGGATACGGGCGCCGACGTGACCATCGGGTGTCTCGAAGTGCCGCGCATGGAGGCCACCGGTTTTGGCGTGATGCATGTGGACGGGCGCGACCGGGTGGTGGACTTCGTGGAGAAGCCCAAGGACCCGCCGGGCATTCCCGACCGGCCGGACATGGCGCTGGCCTCCATGGGCATCTACGTGTTCGAGACGCGCTTCCTGATGGAGCAGCTGCGCCGCGACGCGGCCACGGAAGGGTCGAGCCGCGACTTCGGCAAGGACATCATTCCCTACATCGTCAAGAACGGCACGGCCTGGGCGCATCGCTTCAACCGCTCCTGCGTCCGCTCGAGCAACGAGAAGGTCAGCTACTGGCGCGACGTCGGGACGGTGGATGCCTACTGGAAGGCCAATATCGACCTTACAGACATCAACCCGCAGCTCGATCTCTACGATCGCGACTGGCCGATCTGGACCTATGCGGAGATCACGCCCCCGGCCAAGTTCGTGCACGACTTCGACGGACGGCGCGGATCGGCGGTGAATTCGCTGGTGTCGGGCGACTGCATCATTTCGGGCGGGCACCTGCAGCGCACGCTGCTCTCGACCGGCTCGCGCGTCCACTCCTACTCGGTGCTGGAAGAGGCCGTCGTGCTGCCCTATTGCGACATCGGGCGGAACGCGCGGCTCAAGAAGGTGGTGATCGATCGCGGCGTTTCCATTCCGGAAGGACTTGTCGTGGGCGAGGATCCGGAGTTTGACGCCAAGTGGTTCCGGCGGACCGAGGAAGGCGTCACGCTGGTCACGCAGGCGATGATCAACAAGTACCTGGCGGATCGATGA
- the glgB gene encoding 1,4-alpha-glucan branching protein GlgB yields the protein MSVTKEKWQADGREIEAIVAGRHSNAFAFLGLHEVDGDWVLRAFVPHAETLNAYTLDGTPLGHMIPRHSAGFFEAKVDIKSRQPVRYDAKNAGGSWTVFDPYSFGPVLGPMDDYYIGEGSHLRLFEKMGAHEMEFEGIHGTHFAVWAPNAQRVSVVGPWNEWDGRRHPMRNRQGIWEVFIPVLGTGTIYKYEIVGPNGQVLPLKADPYARQAEVRPRNASVVPDPTPFTWTDDKYMDERARRDWRRTPMSIYEVHLGSWRRRPDGSFMSYDQLAEQLVPYAADMGYTHLEFLPVSEHPFDPSWGYQPTGLFAPTSRFGDPAGFARLVNAAHEAGLGVILDWVPAHFPTDEFGLSHFDGTALYEHEDPRQGFHPDWNTAIYNFGRKEVSAFLTNNALFWFEQFHIDGLRVDAVASMLYLDYSRQPGEWVPNKHGGNQNLEAVAFLQRVNAEVYRQFPGAFMIAEESTSWPGVSAPTYAGGLGFGFKWNMGFMNDTLRFMSRAPIHRRYHHNDMTFGMVYAFSENFVLPLSHDEVVHGKGSLLNKMPGDDWQQFANLRAYLAFMWGHPGKKLLFMGQEFAQREEWSESRSLDWWLLDSPPHEGMRRLISDLNAAYRSLPALHARDCEPEGFEWVIGNDHNNSVLAWVRKAPDADPVLVISNFTPVPRSGYKVPVPKTGRWVERINTDAGWYAGGNTGNQGAVVAKAVEGQHWPAELEVFLPPLATLFLKYEPD from the coding sequence GTGAGCGTTACCAAAGAAAAGTGGCAGGCCGACGGGCGGGAAATCGAAGCCATCGTGGCCGGCCGCCACAGCAATGCCTTTGCGTTCCTCGGGCTGCACGAGGTCGACGGGGACTGGGTGCTGCGCGCCTTCGTGCCCCATGCCGAGACGCTCAACGCCTATACGCTCGACGGCACGCCGCTAGGGCACATGATTCCGCGCCACTCGGCCGGGTTCTTCGAAGCCAAGGTCGATATCAAATCGCGCCAGCCGGTGCGCTACGACGCTAAGAATGCAGGCGGCAGCTGGACCGTGTTCGACCCGTATTCGTTCGGGCCGGTGCTGGGGCCCATGGACGACTATTACATCGGCGAAGGCAGCCATCTGCGGCTGTTCGAGAAGATGGGCGCCCATGAAATGGAGTTCGAGGGCATCCACGGTACGCATTTCGCGGTGTGGGCCCCCAATGCGCAGCGCGTTTCGGTGGTCGGACCCTGGAACGAATGGGATGGACGCCGCCATCCGATGCGCAACCGGCAGGGCATCTGGGAAGTGTTCATCCCGGTGCTCGGCACAGGCACGATCTACAAGTACGAAATCGTGGGGCCGAACGGGCAGGTGCTGCCGCTGAAGGCCGACCCCTATGCGCGCCAGGCCGAAGTGCGTCCGCGCAACGCGTCGGTGGTCCCGGACCCGACGCCATTCACCTGGACCGACGACAAGTACATGGACGAGCGCGCACGCCGCGACTGGCGGCGGACGCCGATGTCCATCTACGAGGTGCATCTGGGCAGTTGGCGCCGCCGGCCGGACGGCTCATTCATGAGCTACGACCAGTTGGCCGAGCAGCTGGTGCCCTATGCCGCGGACATGGGATATACGCATCTCGAATTCCTGCCCGTTTCGGAACACCCGTTCGACCCGAGCTGGGGCTATCAGCCGACGGGCCTTTTCGCGCCGACGTCGCGTTTCGGTGACCCGGCCGGGTTCGCGCGGCTGGTCAATGCGGCGCACGAGGCCGGGCTGGGCGTGATCCTCGACTGGGTGCCGGCGCACTTTCCGACCGACGAATTCGGGCTCAGCCATTTCGATGGGACTGCGCTCTACGAGCACGAGGACCCGCGCCAGGGCTTCCATCCCGACTGGAATACGGCGATCTACAATTTCGGGCGCAAGGAGGTTTCGGCCTTCCTGACGAACAACGCGCTATTCTGGTTCGAGCAATTCCATATCGATGGCCTGCGCGTCGATGCAGTGGCATCCATGCTCTATCTCGACTATTCGCGGCAGCCCGGCGAGTGGGTGCCCAACAAGCACGGGGGCAACCAGAACCTCGAGGCCGTGGCCTTCCTGCAGCGCGTGAATGCCGAGGTTTACCGGCAGTTTCCGGGCGCCTTCATGATCGCCGAAGAATCCACGTCGTGGCCCGGGGTCAGTGCGCCCACCTATGCCGGTGGCCTGGGGTTCGGCTTCAAGTGGAACATGGGCTTCATGAACGACACGCTGCGCTTCATGAGCCGCGCGCCGATACATCGCCGCTACCACCACAACGACATGACCTTCGGCATGGTCTATGCGTTCTCGGAGAATTTCGTGCTGCCGCTCAGCCATGACGAAGTGGTGCATGGCAAGGGATCGCTGCTCAACAAGATGCCCGGCGACGACTGGCAGCAGTTCGCCAACCTGCGGGCTTATCTCGCCTTCATGTGGGGGCATCCGGGCAAGAAGCTGCTGTTCATGGGCCAGGAATTCGCACAGCGCGAAGAGTGGAGCGAGAGCCGGTCACTGGACTGGTGGCTGCTCGATTCGCCGCCGCACGAAGGCATGCGCCGGCTGATTTCGGACCTCAATGCGGCCTATCGCAGCCTGCCGGCATTGCATGCCCGAGACTGCGAACCGGAGGGCTTCGAATGGGTGATCGGCAACGATCACAACAATTCGGTGCTGGCCTGGGTGCGCAAGGCGCCGGACGCCGACCCGGTGCTGGTGATCTCCAATTTCACGCCCGTGCCGCGCAGCGGCTACAAGGTGCCCGTGCCAAAGACCGGGCGCTGGGTGGAGCGTATCAATACCGATGCCGGCTGGTATGCCGGCGGGAACACAGGGAACCAGGGTGCCGTTGTGGCCAAGGCTGTCGAAGGACAGCACTGGCCGGCGGAGCTGGAAGTGTTCCTGCCGCCGCTGGCGACGCTGTTTCTGAAATACGAGCCGGACTGA